From the Aerococcus viridans genome, the window CCTTCCGATACGGCTACCTTGTTACGACTTCACCCCAATCATCTGTCCCACCTTCGGCGGCTGGCTCCATAAAGGTTACCTCACCGACTTCGGGTGTTACAAACTCTCGTGGTGTGACGGGCGGTGTGTACAAGACCCGGGAACGTATTCACCGTGGCGTGCTGATCCACGATTACTAGCGATTCCGGCTTCATGCAGGCGAGTTGCAGCCTGCAATCCGAACTGAGAATGGCTTTAAGAGATTTGCTTGCCCTCGCGGGTTTGCGACTCGTTGTACCATCCATTGTAGCACGTGTGTAGCCCAAGTCATAAGGGGCATGCTGATTTGACGTCATCCCCACCTTCCTCCGGTTTGTCACCGGCAGTCTCATTAGAGTGCCCAACTAAATGCTGGCAACTAATAATAGGGGTTGCGCTCGTTGCGGGACTTAACCCAACATCTCACGACACGAGCTGACGACAACCATGCACCACCTGTCACTTTGTCCCCGAAGGGAAAACCCTATCTCTAGGGTGGTCAAAGGATGTCAAGACTTGGTAAGGTTCTTCGCGTTGCTTCGAATTAAACCACATGCTCCACCGCTTGTGCGGGTCCCCGTCAATTCCTTTGAGTTTCAACCTTGCGGTCGTACTCCCCAGGCGGAGTGCTTAATGCGTTAACTGCGGCACTGAAGGGCGGAAACCCTCCAACACCTAGCACTCATCGTTTACGGCGTGGACTACCAGGGTATCTAATCCTGTTTGCTCCCCACGCTTTCGAGCCTCAGTGTCAGTAACAGACCAGAATGTCGCCTTCGCCACTGGTGTTCTTCCATATATCTACGCATTCCACCGCTACACATGGAGTTCCACATTCCTCTTCTGTACTCAAGTTTCCCAGTTTCCAATGACCCTCCACGGTTAAGCCGTGGGCTTTCACATCAGACTTAAGAAACCACCTGCGCTCCCTTTACGCCCAATAAATCCGGACAACGCTTGCCACCTACGTATTACCGCGGCTGCTGGCACGTAGTTAGCCGTGGCTTTCTGATAAGATACCGTCAAGACTGTAGCAGTTACTCTACAATTTGTTCTTCTCTTATAACAGAGTTTTACGACCCGAAGGCCTTCTTCACTCACGCGGCATTGCTCCGTCAGGCTTTCGCCCATTGCGGAAGATTCCCTACTGCTGCCTCCCGTAGGAGTTTGGGCCGTGTCTCAGTCCCAATGTGGCCGATCACCCTCTCAGGTCGGCTATGCATCATCGTCTTGGTAGGCCATTACCCCACCAACTAACTAATGCACCGCAAGGTCATCTATAAGTGACAGCAGAGCCGTCTTTCAATCTTCTTCCATGCGGAAGAAGATATTATGCGGTATTAGCACCCGTTTCCGAATGTTATCCCCCGCTTATAGGTAGATTCCTTACGTGTTACTCACCCGTTCGCCGCTAACGTCAGAAGTGCAAGCACTTCATCTGTTCGCTCGACTTGCATGTATTAGGCATGCCGCCAGCGTTCGTCCTGAGCCAGGATCAAACTCTCATGAAAGATTTTCATGAGCTTGATTGCTCATTAAAGTTTGCTGACTTATTTATAGTAGTTCTCACTACTTTTAATTGTTGGAATCAAATGATTCCATACACAATTTTTGGTTTGTCTTCTTTGTTCAGTTTTCAAAGGTCTATTTCGTCGCCCTTATGACAACTATTTAATAGTATCACGAGTTTAACTGGAAGTCAACAACTCTTTAAAAGTTATTTAAAATGTTGTTTTCTCGGTTATTGTTACGTTGTAACGCAACTATTAGATATTACCATGTTCAGCTGGTTGAAGTCAACAATTTTTTCAAAATATTTTCTTCAATGTTTCAACAGAAACAATAATAACGTCTGAAAAATATAGTACCATCTTTCACAATTCTTGTAAACCTATTTTTCGTATTTCTTCAAAAAATAAAAGACCCTAGATAATATACCCAGGATCTTCTTATTTCGATTAGTAGGAATCAGCGATTAAGCTTCTTCCCAACTATCTTTGATGAATGTTTTACGACCAGATAATTCACTATAACGTTTATAGTGGGCTGGATTCTTTTTGTAGAATTGTTGATGGTAATCTTCTGCTGGCCAGAAAGTTGTTGCTTTCGTGATTTGTGTTAGAACTGGTTTGTTAAAACGACCACTCGCATCTAAAGCTGCTTTAGATGCCATTGCTGCTTTAGCCTGTTCTTCGCTGTTCACAAAGATTTCTGGTCGATAAGAATCCCCACGATCAACAAATTGCCCCATTGCATCTGTTGGGTCTGTTTGTTGCCAATAAATATCTAGCAATTCTGAATAGCTTATTTTTTCATTATCAAATTCAATCTCAACTGCTTCTGTATGACCGGTTGTGCCCGAGCAAACTTCTTCATATGTAGGATTTTCTTTGTGGCCGCCAGTGTATCCTGATGTCACTTTTTCAATACCATCCATTTCTTCGAATGGTTGAACCATACACCAAAAACATCCGCCGGCAAATACTGCTGTTTCTTTAGACATCCTAATTGCCCCTTTCGTTAAATTTAAAAAATTAATCCCCCTCTATTGTATTACATTATTTTAATTTTGAAACGCCAGAAGCATTTTCTTTTGTAATTTCTTTAATACCACCCATGTAAGGTACTAACGCTTCAGGGATTGTTACTGAACCATCTGCGTTTTGATAGTTTTCTAAAATAGCTGTTACTGTACGCCCAACTGCTAAGCCAGAACCATTTAATGTATGCACATATTCAGGTTTACCGTTTGCGTTACGGAAACGGATTAAAGCACGACGCGCTTGGAAGGCTTCAGTGTTTGAACATGAAGAAATTTCACGGTATGTTTCTTGCGCTGGTACCCATACTTCTAAGTCATAAGTTTTAGCAGCTGAGAACCCCATATCACCAGTAGATAATGTCATTACACGATATGGTAAGTTTAATTTTTGTAGGATATTTTCGGCATTTGCAACCATTTTTTCTAATTCGTCATAAGAATCTTCTGGGCGCGCGAATTTTACCATTTCAACTTTTTGGAATTGGTGCAAACGAATCAAACCACGAGTATCACGACCAGCTGATCCTGCTTCTGAACGGAAACTTGGAGACATTGCTGTGAAGTAGATTGGTAAATTTTCACCTGGAATGATTTCATTTGCAAAATAATTGGTTAAAGGTACTTCGGCTGTTGGAATCAATGTTAGGTGACGGTCTTCATTCGTTGTTGAGAAGACATCTTCTGTAAATTTAGGGAATTGACCAGTACCGTACATAGCGTTCTCGTTCACTAAGTAAGGAGGGATGATTTCTTCGTATCCCTCTTCTTGGTGTTGGTCTAACATAAAGTTATAAACAGCACGCTCTAAACGGGCACCTAAACCGCGGTAGTAAAGGAAGCGGGCACCTGAAACTTTAGCACCACGTTCAAAGTCTAAAATACCTAATGCTTCACCAATTTCGTAGTGCGCTTTTGGTTGAAAATCGAACTCAGGGGCTTGGCTCCATCGTCGCACTTCAACGTTGTCATCTTCATCGGCACCAACTGGTACTGAATCATGTGGTAAGTTTGGTAAACGATCCATAATGTAAGTCACTTGCTCATCCAATTTAGCAAGTCTTTTGTCTAAAACAAGGATTTCTTCGCCTACTTCTTTCATGCGGGCAATTTTATCATCCGCATTTTCTTTGTTGCGGCGTAATAAGCCAATTTCATCAGAAACGGCATTACGTTCCGCTTTTAAAGTTTCTGTTTGAGAAATCACCTCACGGCGTTGGCCGTCTAAATCAATTAATTTCTCTAATTCATCTTTTGCAACCCCACGGCTAGCGTATTTTTCCGCAGTCGCATCAAAGTTGTCTCTTAATAATTTAATATCAATCATTTCGTTTTCCTCCTATATATAAATAAGTAAATAAAAAAGCTATTCCGGTCTTCCAAAAAATTGGAAGGGACGAAATAGCTTGAAGCTCATATATTATTGCGCGGTGCCACCCTACTTTAAGACACAGAAATACCATGTCTTACGCTCATTAGATAACGGCTAACCCGGCTCTACTTAATTAGGATTAAATCCTCATATTCGTAGTCAGTGATTGTGTGGATTCATATCGCTTAATTACCTGCTTTCACCTACCGCAAGCTCTCTAGAAATCAGCCTATATTACTATTCACAATCGATACTTTTCTTATATTGCCTCCATTATATATTTGAAGCAATTAAAAGTCAATTGCGCCAAATTAGGTGCTCATAAATTCGTTTAGACTTGTGCAGAGCTAGAAAAAAAGCCATTTATAGATAGTTGGAACTTTCCCCTGTGCCTACCACTTCAGTTATGCAAAATTAAGCAACACTCAAATCTACGTTGCTTGGTACAACACACCCCTATAAAGTCACAAATACGCTTCTCTAGAACAAATACGCTTCTCTAGACACGTATAAAAGCCATGACAAGACATCATGACTTTAGCGAAAAAAATATGATTTTTTTCAACCAGTGTTGTTCAAGCCTGTAGAAAAAACGAAGTGTGTCCGTCTCTAGATAAATTTATAAATCATTTGAGCAATACGATGTATTTCATTTCTTGAAAATCTATACGGTTGTTAACTAAAAACGCCTTGGATATCTTCCATCCAGCCTTTAAACAGATCTTCCATGATGCGTGCCACTTGTACAACAATGCTGACCTTGTCGACATCTTCTGCTGGTACAATGGCATTTGACATATCCAATTGGTTAAAGAGACTTTCATCGAAGTTCACCGTCGTATTGAAGGTATTAATTGATTGGTCCACTGACAATGGCGCTGTCAGCGCTAAGTTCCCTACAGCGTTATATTGGAAGGCTGCATCATAAGTTGTAGTCGAATTATTTTCTAAATCATAATTATCAGGTAAGAAAAGGGCATTCGTTTTGGCATAGTTCAGATCTACGCCACTAACGACACCTTGGTAAATAGCTACATCATCAGCAGGCAACCAAGGGGCACCTTCTTCATAAAGGGTAGTATAAGCAAGGTTTTCTTGTAGGGCAGTCAGTAATGTGCCTGTATTTACATACCGTTCATCTTCTGTTTCAGCACCTAAGGTCACAAGCATGATGTCGCGGCCATCGATTTGACTCATGATGATAATACAACGACCGGCAATAGATTCAGTTCCAGTTTTAAGACCAGACACGTCGTCACGTTCGTAGGCATTGCCTGGTAAAAACAGGTTGGTGCTCTCTAAAGTATAAGTCTCCGTATCCGATACTTGGAATTCTTTTGAAGTGACATTAGACCGTTCTAAAACATCCGGATATTCATTGACGATTTCACGGGCCACAAACAAGATATCTCGGGCCTGCATCATATTTTCTTGGTCAATTGAGTACGGTGACGCTGAACCATCAGTTGTGGTTAACCATGAACCGGCTAAACCTGAAGCGGTATATAATTCGAAGTCTTTGATGCCTAATTCGGTTAATTTGTCATCCATCATTTCCACAAAAGATTGCTCTGAGCCGGCAATATATTCAGCCAAGGCAACTACGGCTGCATTCCCTGACCCAATCACAGCAGCATCAATTAAAGCATCCACTGTATAATAATCAGTTGATTCTTCTAATGGTACATTAGATAAACCAGCCGCTACGGAAAGCTCTGAAACTGCCTCTGAGACAGGCACTTTACTGTCAAAAGACAAATTTCCTGCTGCAATTTCATCATAGACAACAAACAAGGCAATTAACTTAGTCAATGAAGCAATCCCGTGTAAATCGGCCCCATTTTGGTCATATAAAATTTGGCCAGATTCACTATCAATGACCATCGCGGCATCGATATTCAACTCGTAATTTGTCGCAATTTCTTCTGAAAATTCTGCTACCGTACCACTTGTTGCCTCACTCGCTTGACTAGTGTCTACAGTCGTATTTTCAGTTGCTAACACAGCCATCGGTACTTGGGCCAAATTGAGGCCTAACAAGGCAACCAATGCTGTGGTCAAAACTTTTGTCAACTTATTCTTCACTTATATTCGCTCCATTTCTACATGATCCTCTAAATCTTCAAAGCGATTAGGAATAGTAAAAATGAACCGTGTCCCTCTATGGTCCGACTCCGCGTGAATTTCACCACGGTGCAGTTCAATAATCGATTGCGTAATCGCTAACCCCAAACCACTACCCGTCTGCGGCTCAGTTCGAGATTTATCCCCCCGATAAAATCTCTGGAATAGGTCCTTCAGTTGCCCCTTGGGAATCTTAGCGCCGTCATTTTCAACGACAAACTTGGTCTTTTCTTGGTCTTGATAGATTGAAATCCTGATATACTTACCCTTTCCACCATATTTAAAGGCATTGGTAAATAAATTGGAAAAAATACGTACAAATTTTTCTGGGTCAATATCGACTAGGATATTGTCATCCGGTTCGGCCACAATTTGAAATTCACGGCCGGCTTTATTGGCCTCTAATTCAAATTCTACCGTAATTTGTTCTACCATACGGACCACATTGATCCGGTTAATAGCCAACTTAGTATCCACTTGTTTGACCTTAGTATATTCAAACAAATCTTCAGTCATCCGTTGCATTTGAACGGCCTTATCGTAAGCAATATTGATATACTTCATAGCCTTTTCTGGGTCTTTCAACCCTTCCTGCTTCAATAAGGTCAAGTAACCAATCACGGAAGTAAGCGGCGTCCGAATGTCATGACTCATATTGGTTATCAAGTCATCCTTAGACTGTTCAATCCGCCGCTCTTCTTCCCGCGCTTTAACAGTGGAGTCGACCAAACGATTAATCGAATCTACAACCGGCTGCATCCCATTCAACTCGGAAGTAGAAATCTTATGATGGTAGTTTCCTTGCGAAATATAGTGCAGCTCTTCAAGCACATAGCCCAATTGAACCGCCCGTAGCCGCCGGTAAATCCGCCAGCCAACAAAGGAAACACTCATCACCAAGTAAACCACGGTTAGAGACAGAAAGAAATTTTGTTGAAATTGTGGATGGACAAAAAAAGAGCCAGGATATGTCCGTAACAAGACTGAATAATTGGTTTCATAAACCGTGATCAACACGAACATTAACCCAAAATACAGTATGACCAATATCGCTAGCCACACAATCGCTTCAAAAAAAAGCTCTGTATGCATTCTACTTTTCTTCTTTTGCAAGAGCGCACCTTCTAACTATTACTGTCATTGAACTATTAACTACCTAACCGACTAACTGGCTACTATAAAAATGTAAAAAAGACTAGGTGCGTTGATACCAATATCGCATTCCCCAGCCTTACTGAACATTCGCCGTGATACCAGACGCTTTCTATACTTAGCGCTTAGGCTGTAATTTTATAACCTACACCCCAAACAGTTGAGATTACCTTGTCCCCACCTGTAGCTTCACCGATCTTATCACGCAAATGGCTCACGTGGACCATAACAGTCTTCGCTGATACCACAGACTCTTGCTGCCATACACGTTCAAAAATCTCGTCAGCAGAGAATACGTTATTTGGATTACTAGCTAGTAAGTATAATATACCAAATTCTAGCGCAGTTAGTTGAATTTGTTGACCATCTGTTGTCTTTACCTCATGAGAATTTTTGTTAATTACAAGCGGGCCAACTTCAATCGTTGCTGAATCATCGCCAGCTGTAGAAGCACGACGCAATAAAGACTTGATACGAGCCATCACTTCAAGCGGGTTAAAGGGTTTTGTCACATAATCATCCGCACCAGTCGTTAAACCAGAAATCTTGTCCATATCAGACGATTTAGCAGATAATAGTAAAATTGGCATATCCACATCACGTTTCCGTAACTCCTTAATCACCGTAATCCCATCCTTACCAGGCATCATAATATCCAACACCATCATCGCAATATCAGGATTCTCAGCAATTTTCTTCAAGGCCTCATCCCCATCAAAAGCCTGGATTACCTCGTAGTCTTCATTTGTAGCATATATAGTTAATAATTCAACGATTTCCTTATCGTCATCAGTAATTAAAATTTTCATTAGGTTATCCTCCGAACTCTATAATCTCTCTATCTTATTTTAACAAACCCCAACCAC encodes:
- the msrA gene encoding peptide-methionine (S)-S-oxide reductase MsrA, with protein sequence MSKETAVFAGGCFWCMVQPFEEMDGIEKVTSGYTGGHKENPTYEEVCSGTTGHTEAVEIEFDNEKISYSELLDIYWQQTDPTDAMGQFVDRGDSYRPEIFVNSEEQAKAAMASKAALDASGRFNKPVLTQITKATTFWPAEDYHQQFYKKNPAHYKRYSELSGRKTFIKDSWEEA
- the serS gene encoding serine--tRNA ligase: MIDIKLLRDNFDATAEKYASRGVAKDELEKLIDLDGQRREVISQTETLKAERNAVSDEIGLLRRNKENADDKIARMKEVGEEILVLDKRLAKLDEQVTYIMDRLPNLPHDSVPVGADEDDNVEVRRWSQAPEFDFQPKAHYEIGEALGILDFERGAKVSGARFLYYRGLGARLERAVYNFMLDQHQEEGYEEIIPPYLVNENAMYGTGQFPKFTEDVFSTTNEDRHLTLIPTAEVPLTNYFANEIIPGENLPIYFTAMSPSFRSEAGSAGRDTRGLIRLHQFQKVEMVKFARPEDSYDELEKMVANAENILQKLNLPYRVMTLSTGDMGFSAAKTYDLEVWVPAQETYREISSCSNTEAFQARRALIRFRNANGKPEYVHTLNGSGLAVGRTVTAILENYQNADGSVTIPEALVPYMGGIKEITKENASGVSKLK
- a CDS encoding D-alanyl-D-alanine carboxypeptidase family protein, whose amino-acid sequence is MKNKLTKVLTTALVALLGLNLAQVPMAVLATENTTVDTSQASEATSGTVAEFSEEIATNYELNIDAAMVIDSESGQILYDQNGADLHGIASLTKLIALFVVYDEIAAGNLSFDSKVPVSEAVSELSVAAGLSNVPLEESTDYYTVDALIDAAVIGSGNAAVVALAEYIAGSEQSFVEMMDDKLTELGIKDFELYTASGLAGSWLTTTDGSASPYSIDQENMMQARDILFVAREIVNEYPDVLERSNVTSKEFQVSDTETYTLESTNLFLPGNAYERDDVSGLKTGTESIAGRCIIIMSQIDGRDIMLVTLGAETEDERYVNTGTLLTALQENLAYTTLYEEGAPWLPADDVAIYQGVVSGVDLNYAKTNALFLPDNYDLENNSTTTYDAAFQYNAVGNLALTAPLSVDQSINTFNTTVNFDESLFNQLDMSNAIVPAEDVDKVSIVVQVARIMEDLFKGWMEDIQGVFS
- a CDS encoding sensor histidine kinase, with translation MQKKKSRMHTELFFEAIVWLAILVILYFGLMFVLITVYETNYSVLLRTYPGSFFVHPQFQQNFFLSLTVVYLVMSVSFVGWRIYRRLRAVQLGYVLEELHYISQGNYHHKISTSELNGMQPVVDSINRLVDSTVKAREEERRIEQSKDDLITNMSHDIRTPLTSVIGYLTLLKQEGLKDPEKAMKYINIAYDKAVQMQRMTEDLFEYTKVKQVDTKLAINRINVVRMVEQITVEFELEANKAGREFQIVAEPDDNILVDIDPEKFVRIFSNLFTNAFKYGGKGKYIRISIYQDQEKTKFVVENDGAKIPKGQLKDLFQRFYRGDKSRTEPQTGSGLGLAITQSIIELHRGEIHAESDHRGTRFIFTIPNRFEDLEDHVEMERI
- a CDS encoding response regulator transcription factor; the protein is MKILITDDDKEIVELLTIYATNEDYEVIQAFDGDEALKKIAENPDIAMMVLDIMMPGKDGITVIKELRKRDVDMPILLLSAKSSDMDKISGLTTGADDYVTKPFNPLEVMARIKSLLRRASTAGDDSATIEVGPLVINKNSHEVKTTDGQQIQLTALEFGILYLLASNPNNVFSADEIFERVWQQESVVSAKTVMVHVSHLRDKIGEATGGDKVISTVWGVGYKITA